One Osmerus eperlanus chromosome 16, fOsmEpe2.1, whole genome shotgun sequence DNA segment encodes these proteins:
- the fubp1 gene encoding far upstream element-binding protein 1 isoform X3, producing MADYSNVAPPSSNAGGGMNDAFKDALQRARQIAAKIGGDGVTPSPSTNEFGYGGQKRPLEDADQPETKKVAPNDPFSAAMGGMGGMGGPSRSSSEEFKVPDGMVGFIIGRGGEQISRMQQESGCKIQIAPDSGGMPDRSVTLTGSPDAIQAAKRLLTEIVEKGRPTPAFHHNEGPGMSVQEIMVPASKAGLVIGKGGETIKQLQERAGVKMVMIQEGPQNTGADKPLRISGEPFKVQQAKEMVMELIREQGFREQRGEYGSRMGGGGGGGGGGGGGNGGGGGEGLDVPVPRFAVGIVIGRNGEMIKKIQSDTGVRIQFKPDDGSTPERIAQIMGPPDQAQHAAEIISDLLRSVQAGGPPGHGGRGRGRGQGNWNMGPPGGLQEFTFTVPTMKTGLIIGKGGETIKGISQQSGARIELQRNPPPNADPNIKMFTVRGSHQQIDYARQLVEEKIGGPVTPMGGPHGPPGPPGPHGGPSPHGPPGPPAPMGPYNPGPYNQGPPGPHGPPAPYQPQGWGNGFPHWQQGQPDPGKAAADANAAAWAAYYSQYQQQPQAPMTPTGGAPGTAQTNGQGDPQAPGQSGQADYTKAWEEYYKKLGQQSQQPQDYTKAWEEYYKKQGQAAPQATAAAAATQPGGQPDYSAAWAEYYRQQAAYYGTGSPQAMGGAPQAPQGQ from the exons ATGGCTGACTACTCGAACGTGGCTCCGCCGTCCTCAAATGCTGGTGGTGGAATGAACGACGCGTTTAAAGACGCACTACAGCGAGCACGACAG ATCGCTGCAAAAATTGGAGGAGATGGTGTGACTCCTTCACCTTCAACCAACGAATTTGGATACGGTGGCCAGAAGAGGCCCTTAGAAGATGCCG ACCAACCAGAAACAAAAAAGGTGGCACCAAATGACC CATTTTCGGCAGCAATGGGTGGCATGGGAGGAATGGGTGGTCCCTCAAG ATCGTCTTCAGAGGAATTCAAGGTCCCTGATGGAATGGTTGGATTCA TTATTGGAAGAGGCGGAGAGCAGATATCCCGCATGCAACAGGAATCAGGCTGTAAAATACAGATTGCCCCCG ACAGCGGAGGTATGCCTGATAGGTCGGTGACATTAACCGGATCCCCCGATGCCATCCA GGCTGCTAAGAGGCTGCTAACAGAGATCGTGGAGAAGGGAAGACCAACGCCTGCGTTCCACCACAATGAAGGACCAGGCATGTCCGTCCAAGAGATCATGGTCCCTGCCTCCAAAGCTGGCCTGGTGAtcgggaaggggggagagaccaTCAAGCAACTTCAG GAACGAGCCGGCGTGAAGATGGTCATGATCCAAGAAGGACCGCAGAACACAGGCGCAGACAAACCTCTCCGGATATCTGGAGAGCCTTTTAAAGTTCAG cAAGCTAAAGAGATGGTGATGGAGCTGATCAGAGAGCAGGGattcagggagcagaggggcgaGTACGGCTCccggatgggagggggaggaggcggaggaggaggtggcggcGGCGGCaacggtggaggaggaggagaaggcttAGAT GTCCCGGTCCCTAGATTTGCCGTGGGTATCGTGATCGGACGAAACGGAGAAATGATCAAGAAAATTCAAAGCGACACAGGTGTTAGGATCCAGTTCAAACCAG ATGACGGCAGCACGCCGGAGAGGATAGCTCAGATCATGGGACCTCCCGACCAGGCCCAGCATGCGGCGGAGATCATCTCCGACCTGCTGAGGAGCGTCCAGGCTGGGGGGCCTCCCGGCCACGGGGGCAGGGGCCGGGGTCGGGGCCAAGGCAACTGGAACATGGGTCCCCCTGGGGGCCTGCAGGAGTTCACCTTCACTGTCCCTACCATGAAGACTGGCCTGATCATCGGCAAAG GGGGCGAGACCATCAAAGGGATCAGCCAGCAGTCCGGGGCCAGGATCGAGCTGCAGAGGAACCCTCCGCCCAACGCTGACCCCAACATCAAGATGTTCACCGTCCGGGGCTCACACCAACAGATAGACTATGCCAGGCAGCTGGTCGAGGAGAAGATTGGG GGTCCGGTCACACCAATGGGAGGCCCTCAtgggccccctggcccccccggcCCACACGGTGGCCCGTCCCCACACGGCCCCCCTGGGCCTCCTGCTCCCATGGGCCCCTACAACCCAGGCCCCTACAACCAGGGACCACCAGGGCCACA cGGTCCTCCTGCTCCGTACCAGCCTCAGGGCTGGGGCAACGGCTTCCCACACTGGCAGCAGGGCCAGCCAGACCCCG GTAAAGCAGCCGCAGATGCCAACGCAGCAGCCTGGGCAGCCTATTACTCCCAGTACCAGCAGCAGCCTCAGGCCCCCATGACCCCAACCGGCGGAGCCCCGGGAACGGCACAGACCAACGGCCAAG GTGACCCGCAGGCTCCAGGTCAGAGTGGACAGGCAGATTACACCAAGGCCTGGGAGGAATATTACAAGAAATTGG GTCAGCAGAGCCAACAGCCACAGGACTACACCAAGGCATGGGAGGAGTACTACAAGAAACAAG GCCAAGCCGCTCCCCAGGCCACGGCGGCAGCAGCGGCTACCCAGCCAGGCGGCCAGCCGGACTACAGCGCTGCCTGGGCAGAGTACTACCGCCAGCAGGCTGCCTACTACGGCACGGGGAGCCCCCAGGCCATGGGCGGAGCCCCGCAAGCCCCTCAG GGCCAGTAA